In a genomic window of Salegentibacter salegens:
- a CDS encoding response regulator — protein sequence MFKKVLVAEDMDSINQAVSIVLKDLRIAEVTHSQYCDQAWLRTKKAIKDNQPFDLLICDLSFKQDFRKEKITSGQELISILKKEDPNLKVIVNSIEDHPQTVRDLWASGNIDAYVCKDRNGLKDLKEAIKIVSENQQYNSPSIEKALKQKNLLSLNEFEINIVKYLSNGYTQDEIERELKKKNIKPSSRSAIEKRLKELREEFEANTNPHLIGIMKDLKLI from the coding sequence ATGTTTAAAAAGGTCCTTGTTGCAGAAGATATGGACAGTATCAACCAGGCTGTTTCCATTGTTTTAAAAGATCTCCGAATTGCAGAAGTTACACATTCTCAATACTGCGATCAGGCCTGGTTAAGAACAAAGAAAGCAATAAAGGATAACCAACCTTTTGATTTACTTATTTGCGACCTCTCTTTTAAACAAGATTTTAGGAAAGAAAAAATAACTTCAGGTCAAGAACTTATTTCAATCTTAAAAAAGGAAGACCCAAACCTAAAGGTTATCGTAAATTCCATAGAAGACCATCCGCAAACCGTTCGCGATTTATGGGCGTCTGGGAATATTGATGCCTATGTTTGTAAAGACCGCAACGGTCTTAAAGACTTAAAAGAAGCGATTAAAATTGTAAGTGAAAACCAACAATACAATTCACCTTCTATTGAAAAAGCTCTAAAACAAAAAAACCTGCTTAGTCTTAACGAATTTGAAATAAATATTGTGAAATATCTCTCCAATGGTTACACTCAGGACGAAATTGAAAGAGAGTTGAAGAAGAAAAACATTAAGCCCAGCAGTAGAAGCGCTATAGAGAAGCGTTTAAAGGAATTACGCGAGGAATTTGAGGCAAACACAAACCCACACCTCATTGGGATTATGAAAGATCTAAAATTGATTTAA
- a CDS encoding type III pantothenate kinase: protein MNLIIDVGNSAVKSAVFQNAKILRSYVFPFEKFFEKFQQIKKDYPQIAFSILSSVIKDTSEIEEILRNETKLFVLGENTRLPFKNNYASPQTLGKDRLALVAAGAKEYSNTNLLIIDAGTCITFDFKNDKNEYLGGAISPGLQMRLKALHHFTAKLPLIELEENISLIGDSTQKGMLSGVLNGVAAELDGIIDRYKADYKYLTIILTGGDTQILSKRVKNGIFANPNFLLEGLNYILEFNKTQ, encoded by the coding sequence ATGAATTTAATTATTGATGTTGGGAATTCTGCCGTAAAAAGTGCTGTATTTCAGAATGCTAAGATTTTGAGGTCTTACGTGTTTCCTTTTGAAAAATTTTTTGAAAAATTTCAGCAAATAAAAAAAGATTATCCTCAAATAGCTTTTTCTATCCTTTCTTCGGTAATAAAAGATACTTCAGAAATAGAAGAAATTCTTAGAAATGAAACTAAACTCTTTGTTTTAGGAGAAAACACCAGGCTTCCGTTTAAAAATAACTATGCTTCTCCTCAAACTTTAGGGAAAGACCGGTTAGCATTAGTGGCCGCCGGAGCAAAAGAATATAGTAATACAAATTTGCTGATTATTGATGCCGGAACCTGTATTACTTTCGATTTTAAAAATGATAAAAATGAATATTTAGGAGGCGCTATTTCCCCTGGGTTGCAGATGCGATTAAAAGCGCTTCATCATTTTACAGCGAAACTACCTTTAATAGAATTAGAAGAAAATATATCTTTAATTGGCGATTCTACTCAAAAAGGAATGCTCTCGGGTGTATTAAACGGGGTAGCGGCCGAGCTTGATGGAATTATTGATCGCTATAAAGCTGATTATAAATATTTAACAATTATTTTAACAGGAGGGGATACGCAAATTTTGTCAAAGCGGGTAAAAAATGGCATATTTGCCAACCCGAATTTTCTTTTAGAGGGATTAAACTACATTTTAGAATTTAACAAGACTCAATGA
- a CDS encoding tetratricopeptide repeat protein, whose translation MKARFIALITGAVLGSSVLSAQSNDCATMAALAYDDAKAKDYDAAYEPLMKVREECPKYSLATFQYGERALNYKIENAEGAEKEQFIKELIGLWEERLELFPNKTSKGKIYSDIAQLRYDHKLGTKEELYNAFDKVYTEDRENFTSPKGLYAYFDLMVEMQDAGDRELQDVFDSYDKVLAKIEEEENDAAERLAPLLKKQEEGEDLTTKEQKQIEYAEINLKNYNLVKGSINAKLGARADCDNLIPLYKKDFEEKKSDVNWLQNANARLSAKDCTEDPLFFQVSEALHQLEPSANSAYSLGQLAEADGDRAKALEYYNEAAELEEDPNDQARIYYRIASNYKERGSFSQARNYYRKALDAKPSLGNAYLQISNMIAQSANNCGETSFDKRAVYWLAADYAARAARVDPSIASNANQTATAYRGRAPQKSDVFQQGRSTGEAIQVGCWIGETVRIPQM comes from the coding sequence ATGAAAGCGAGATTTATAGCATTAATTACGGGAGCCGTTTTAGGTTCAAGTGTTTTAAGCGCACAATCTAATGATTGTGCAACAATGGCTGCATTGGCTTACGACGATGCCAAAGCTAAAGATTATGATGCGGCTTATGAGCCTTTAATGAAAGTTAGAGAAGAGTGTCCAAAATATAGTTTGGCTACTTTTCAATATGGTGAACGTGCTCTTAACTATAAAATTGAGAACGCTGAAGGTGCCGAAAAAGAACAATTTATTAAAGAACTTATCGGCCTTTGGGAAGAGCGTTTGGAATTATTTCCAAATAAAACTTCTAAAGGAAAAATCTATTCTGATATCGCTCAGTTAAGATATGATCACAAATTAGGAACTAAAGAAGAATTATATAACGCTTTTGATAAAGTGTATACCGAAGATCGTGAGAACTTTACCAGCCCAAAAGGTTTGTATGCTTATTTTGATCTTATGGTAGAAATGCAGGATGCGGGAGATAGAGAACTTCAGGATGTTTTTGACAGTTACGATAAAGTATTGGCGAAAATTGAAGAGGAAGAAAATGATGCTGCCGAAAGATTAGCTCCTCTTTTGAAAAAACAAGAAGAAGGTGAAGATCTTACCACCAAAGAACAGAAGCAAATCGAATATGCTGAAATTAACCTGAAAAATTACAACCTTGTAAAAGGAAGTATTAATGCTAAATTAGGCGCAAGAGCAGATTGTGATAACTTAATTCCTCTTTATAAGAAAGATTTTGAAGAGAAAAAATCTGATGTAAATTGGTTGCAGAATGCCAACGCAAGATTATCTGCTAAAGATTGTACCGAAGATCCATTATTCTTCCAGGTTTCTGAGGCATTGCACCAATTAGAGCCTTCTGCAAATTCTGCTTACTCCTTAGGGCAGTTAGCTGAAGCCGATGGCGATAGAGCTAAAGCTTTAGAATACTATAACGAAGCTGCTGAGTTAGAAGAAGATCCTAACGATCAAGCTAGAATTTATTATAGAATTGCTTCTAACTATAAAGAAAGAGGTAGTTTTTCTCAGGCAAGAAATTATTATAGAAAAGCACTAGACGCCAAGCCTTCTTTAGGTAATGCATACTTGCAAATTTCTAATATGATTGCCCAGAGTGCTAACAATTGTGGAGAGACATCTTTTGATAAAAGAGCTGTATACTGGTTAGCTGCAGATTATGCTGCGAGAGCTGCAAGGGTAGATCCTTCTATTGCATCTAATGCAAATCAAACTGCTACAGCCTATAGAGGTAGAGCACCACAAAAATCTGACGTGTTTCAACAAGGTAGAAGTACCGGTGAAGCTATTCAAGTTGGATGTTGGATTGGGGAAACTGTGCGTATCCCACAAATGTAA
- the lptC gene encoding LPS export ABC transporter periplasmic protein LptC — translation MRLTYKEIITGIVTLTGVTMLFSCQGNLNEIRALEIEGDAPQAIAEGINLKYTDSGRMVANLKSPRMMDFTNKEFPYREFPDGLELEIYDENNEKSTVTSDYGIIYDGTNLIDLQGNVVIYTADSLRLEASQLFWDQNINWVFTDKPNTIKFPNGALNDGEGFDANQNFGNFRSRTNVGIQIIKDNKSDE, via the coding sequence ATGAGATTAACATATAAGGAAATAATAACAGGCATTGTCACGCTCACCGGCGTGACAATGCTTTTTTCATGTCAGGGTAATCTTAATGAAATTCGGGCTTTAGAAATTGAAGGTGATGCTCCACAAGCTATTGCTGAAGGAATAAACCTAAAATATACCGATTCCGGGAGAATGGTGGCTAATTTAAAAAGCCCCCGAATGATGGATTTTACAAATAAAGAATTCCCTTACCGTGAATTTCCCGATGGTTTGGAATTGGAGATTTATGATGAAAACAACGAGAAAAGTACGGTTACTTCAGATTATGGGATTATTTACGACGGTACCAATCTTATAGATTTACAGGGAAATGTGGTGATTTACACCGCCGATAGTTTGCGCCTGGAAGCTTCGCAGCTATTTTGGGACCAGAATATAAACTGGGTTTTTACGGATAAACCCAATACCATTAAATTTCCAAACGGAGCTCTTAACGATGGTGAAGGTTTTGATGCTAATCAAAATTTCGGTAATTTTCGCTCCCGAACCAATGTGGGAATTCAAATTATAAAAGACAATAAATCAGATGAGTAA